Within Enoplosus armatus isolate fEnoArm2 chromosome 1, fEnoArm2.hap1, whole genome shotgun sequence, the genomic segment TTGAGAGGGCTGTAATGAACGTGAAAGACTAGGTTGACCTACCTTCAACAGTGCCTGGTGTCTGCACAGAGGCTGGTGTAGCTGCTGTGGGTGGAACAGCCAGTCCTGCAGGGGCAAGCACAGGACCAGGAGTTTCATAGATGTCACCAGGGGTCTGTGATGGTTCAGCCCCACTAAGAGCCTCCTCTGGTCCTGTGGTGGTCTCTGTCAGtgtccactccactccactggATGGAATGGCCAGCACCTCCTGGGAAAGATCTCCAGAGGAAGCTCCTGAAGAAATACCGCTGGCTGTGGACAAGCTGGCGTCTCCGCTACCAGAGTAGAagccactgctgctactgcttcCTTCTCCACTGTACTCCACCGATCCCTGTCCAAGCTCCATAGACAGTGTGGTGTCTCTGGATACCTCTGTCATGAAATCCCCTGTCAAGAATGTAACACTTCCTTCTTCTCCGCTTGTTGAGAACTCAGATCCAGACATTCCTGATCCAGACATTCCCAATCCAGATCCAGAGAGGAAACTTGAGCTTCCAGATCCAGACAAATGTCCACCACTTCCCTGTCCAGAGCTGTAGAGTAAAAACCCAGAGGCCtcctgctctccagaggatgacACTGTAAGGTCTGTGAACCCTGACTCCACAAAGGTCACACCTGAGAAGAACCCAGAGCCACTACCAGAGGCAGAGCCACTGAGATCGCCACTGAGAATCCCAGATCCTGAAATGTCTCCAGAGCCACTGAACGCCAGAAGGCCTCCACCAAGCTCATATTCCTTGTGGGTAATAGCGGTGGACGCATCAATCAATTCACCATCTATCAGTAAGATCTGAGCTTCACCACTTCCCGAAGGTTCTCCTGACTGTCCACTAGCACTTCCAGAGGAGAATCCTGATGGTAAACCACTGAAGCCAGAAAAGTCCTGGCTGCTGATGGATCCGGACGACATGCCAGAGAACTGTCCACTTTCCCCAGAGCTGTCTATGGAAGAGCCACTCTCCGCAGAGCTGAAACCAGATCCAGTGCCAGATCCGGACAGGTCCCCACTGCCACTGAGCACTCCAGAGCCTGCTTCTGATGAAGGGAAGATAAAGATTGCTGTGCTTCCCTCTCCGGCTTCTTGGAGTCCTCCTGAAACTGAGCCCTCTCCAGAGACAATGCTGCCAATGcctgaaaaaacaacagtgaagcCGGATCCTTCTCCACTGAGAGCTGATCCAGAAGCATCTGTACTGCTGAAACCTGATGCTCCACTGGGCAGCTCAGCACTTGCACTGCCGGCCAGGTCTCCAGAACCAGACAGATCTCCAGAGATTACCCAGTCTCCAGAACCAGACAAGTCTCCAGAGCCAGACAGATCTCCAGAGATAACCCTGTCTCCAGAACCAGACATATCTCCAGAGCCAGACAGATCTCCAGAGATTACCCGGTCTCCAGAACCAGACAAGTCTCCAGAGCCAGACAGATCTCCAGAGATAACCCTGTCTCCAGAACCAGACATATCTCCAGAGCCAGACAGATCTCCAGAGATAACCCTGTCTCCAGAACCAGACAGGTCTCCAGAGCCAGATAGATCTCCAGAGATTACCTGGTCTCCAGAACCAGACAGGTCTCCAGAACCAGACAAGTCTCCAGAGTGACCCCCAGAGGCACCATCAACCGCAGACCCTGAGCCAAAGTCTGCTGAGCCTGAGCCAGAGCCCGAAGTCTCCACAGGGATGGGAGGGACGATGGAAGGAACAGCTGAAGGGACAtatagaggggggggggggggacatgaGAAATAAAAGGGATATCTGCACAAGTAAGAAAGTAATTTGTTATTCAAATATAGCTTACCAGGCCTCAACAAATCAGTAACTGATGTTAGGTTAAGGAGGGCCTCCTGGATATCTGTGATGTTCAGTCCAGTTTCATTTGCAATAAGTAGAATATCCGCTGTAACAATTaacaacaagagaaaatgacaaattaatgataatgaacataaaacataaaaggagCCCGTTAGATAACAGTCAAGCGTTTACCTCTGAAACAGTAAGCATCAAATCTGGCATCAAGTTCAGGGAAGCTTGTCTGGTTGGGGCGAGCGTACACAGTGTGCACTCCTGATTTCCCAGTTCCACACTCAGTGCGGGGGTTGTTGATGGGATAGCGGACGCTACGATCCACTAGCCAGCCAGCACGGCACTTGTCTAAACCCATTTTCCAGGCTGCGTAGAGCTCGCCGGTGGAGGCCAATACGGCGTTCTGTTCTTGACAGCTAGAAACAGCCTCGTCATAAGTGAAACCCTCAGCGGAGCCCACGTGGAAAACCTCACCTGTGGAGCAGATGAGGAGATGTCAAGAAAGAAAATTTTTTATAACTTACAATGTCTTTACAGAGTAGCTGTGCAAAAAGTGGGACAATGCTGGAAAGCCTGTTCATTTGGATTGACCCTGTCATCTTGTGCATGATAAAATTCAGTTCATGAATCTCGTGCGTGTCATTTTACAAgctaaagtgtgttttttttttcttacctttgAGACCATCAATGTAGCAGTACACATCATATCTCTCATCTGCTGGCCTCAAACCATAGGACCGAACTCCAGGCTGATCCCCCAGATCTCCAGCACACTTATCTCGAGGGAAAACAATAGGGTACCTAGAAAAGAGCAAAGGTTATGACTTATTAACTGGGACAGGAATCTCTCTACCAGCTCTGAAAATACATTCACAGATTTACCTTACAGTCTGGTCCAGTAACCATCCTGCATCACACTGGTGATATCCAGCCTCATACgctgcctgcagctgctgtggtgtgGCGATGGAGGCTCCGACGCTCTGGCAGGCCATCTGGGCCTCAACGAAGGTGAACACATAGCGGCCGGAGCCTGAGCGATAATGGAAGACCACACCTGCACAGAGAAACGAGGGGAATTCTCGTGTGGCGTTCCTTACTAAGAACATTATTATCAAGTACAGTCACTAGACCTTCTATGTGATGTTACAGCAATCACAACATGCATCGGCAGTTCTTCCACTGACCAGTTTGAGGCATCACAAAGCCTTTGCTGCGCTCCCTGCCTGTGTCGGGCCTGGCGGTGGCGGGCTCGATCAGGTCAGTGACAAACTCAGTGACATTTGGCGGCTGAGGCAGCGGCAGTTCGGTAGGGCTCTCCGTGTAGGTGAAGGTGACGTCCACAACGGTAGGCTGCTGAGTCTCCACCTCACCGACCGCCTCGCTCTCTGTGGTCGTTCTCCTGAAGAACACCTCCGGgctctgtgtcactgtggtgACACTCAGCACGCCACTTCCCTCTTCTATGATGCCTGAACCTTCCTCGTCAGGGGACTCTGGAGGTGATTGACGAGAGAGATCCGTAAGGAAATGCTCTGATGGTTCACAGAGTCAAACGTTTACAAGACTGACAACAGATACCAAACATTTAGAAGTGTACTTACTTAAAAGTATAATATAGCAAACTCCAAAAGTCCcatcaacatcaacatattgtattatatattatgttagTATTCTAATATATTATAGCACATAAGTTAATATGGCGAACATGTTAACAAACAGTtgccattgttaatataaaaacattgaataaaGCAGTTTAAAGTGAGTGACAACATGGGGGATCGGAGATAATGTAAAATTAACCTCTTAACTGCATGTGTCAGCTCGTAAATGGAGCATTGTGTTACTCCAGACATGCATCACCATCATTGGCTCATTTATCAGCTGGTTGGCTACCACCTGACCAGTAtcatccaatcatattcatACGGATGTAAAGCGTGGCCTTTATAATCTGGCACTTCTCAATGTTACTCTGCTCATACCTGTTTCCTTCCAcagctccctccaccaccccagACATTTGATAactttatattctgttttcatgtatttgtttgttgattAGGTCTCGCAGCAAAATCCTTGTTGCTCCTGAGAGCTCCCTCAAAGAACGCCAAAAAGAACTATCCAACCTTTTACTATCAGTGGTCAGTCTCTTGGCGTAAGAATCTCTGACTAGTGAAAATATTGGTTTCAGTATCTCCACTCTTTGTCTAAATGATGGCCTACCTGTGTAGCAGAAGGCGTCATAGCGGGACTCAGGAAGTGGGTATCCTGTCTGGTTTGTGTGTAGGTAAACAGTTCGCACCCCCAGCAGACCTCCTCCACACTGCGGCCGACGGATGTTGATGGGGTAGCGTACGCTCCTGTCTCCCAGCCAGCCGGCGTTACAGACATCCATCCCACCCTGCCAGGCCAGGTAGAGCTGACCAGTGGTAGCCAGCTGAGCCGCCTGATTAGCGCACGCCACCACAGCCTCGGAGAAGGTGAACTTTTCAGCAGAAGCGGTGTAGAAAACTCTGCCTGTATCAGGTAAGAGGGGTTCATTACAGTGAAAGAGTAAAATAACGAAAGAATGAGTTCAAAATACCCCAAACCTGAAAACCACAACCATCATAAATGTTCATTTCAGTGTACCTGTCATCCTCTCAGTGAAGCAGTACACATCATAAGTCTCATTGAGGTCTCTGACTCCATATGTCCTGACCCCAGGCAGTTCCTCTTTGTCACCATAGCAGTTCACACGAGGATCATGGATTGGGTACCTTTTGATTAAATGAAAATCAGCTTTGATGTCTTCAATATCAGCCCCCTGTTCTCAAGCACACTGACATCCAACATTTGCTAAAGGAAAACTACCAAATCCTCCTTTTCACAACatccctgtttgtttgtttgtcctctggCTTTGAGTTTGTCAATACTGTGCTGTTGACTACGATGTTGGAAcatccaacaaacacaaacaacaaacttgGACgaaagtctttttaaaaagtgacagatTTTACACGGTAGACATTTAACTAAAGCAATTCTAATGGAACGAATGAAAACTTTGCTTTGGAAAGTTACATACGGTCACTTCAAAGTATTTTAGCACTTTTTaagcacatttaaataaataaagtatattcattttcatatttgaggGTCAAGTTACATccctgaatgtgtttgtgtcatgttgCTCTGCCCACTGTGTTAAAGGGGGGCTAACTTAGAGGAAAGTTGTTGCCCTTCATTTGACAAACCGACCTGACTGTCTGGTCAGAGAGCCAGCCGGCGTCACACTGGTGGAATCCATCATCGAAGGCTGCCTGAAGCTGTTCAGGTGAAGCCATGACTGCACTGTTCTGGGTGCACGCTGCCTTCGCCTTCTCAAAAGTCAAAGTGTAGCGCCCCATGATGGCCCGGTAGTGGAACACCAAACCTACGGATAAACAAGAACATTTATAATGACTAAGACCACAAAACTAGACGGTACTCAAGAAGCTTCCACAAAGGTTGAACAAtccttcacatttttttatgtCATCTGTTGTATCCACCACATTTGTCTCACTGACGTCATGTGACAGCTCATTTGCATACCTTGAACCTGAACATGGACGATGTCGTGGTTGTCCTCGATGCCGTGCTGAACCTCGCAGCGGTAGACTCCTGTGTCGCTGGACCGCAGCTCTGATATCTTGATGCTAGCATCTGTGGAAGTCATGGGGTAGCCCACCAGGTGAACCCTGTCCAGGTAGCTCTCGCTGACGCGCACCTGTCCCTCCAAAGCCACTAGGATGGTCGTGACTTTTTCTTTGGTGACGAGGCTCCATTTGATACGATGAGAAAGGGGAGCGACGGTGGGGGCTCCTGGGTCTGGAACAGTGTGGTCCTacacaggaaacaacaacacaattcaccatttgtttcctgtgtgagCAGACATTCACTTGGAGGTGTGTTTATGTCCTCttgatgaatttaagtccaacattcactctccttttagctctggtttggtctccaccaactcctgagtaaatatctggctctttagctgatGGATGTTTCACTTCCTTCAGCTGGTCATCAACcgtttctgtctcctctgcacTGTCTCTCTGGAGGTGGACTATCTCTGTACAggtctgctgctggaaactAAGTTAATCTGAGTGCTGAGAccgaaacacaaaaacaacgaGATAAAGAGTCTAAAAGAGGCTAATAAGCTCCATAGAGTTTATTGATTCTTCTTCAATTCTTCAATCTGAGCATGTGACAAATTATACAGTGGAAACATACTGGGAttcaaacaaactcaaacatttaGTAAAAGCTCACAATTACACACCTCAAAGTAACACGGCAGTACCAACGTTCCTCCCATTAGGGGGCGCTGTGGCTCCTCCAGAGGGATGCTCACACTCAGCACATCGTCCGGGTCTGTGAAGGAGATCAGCAAGAGTGAACTGAAGAAGTGAACAAGGCGCTGGTTTATTTGATTGTAGTGATTTGTATTACTGACGTTTTGACCACACTTGGCCTTTACTTTTTATTAGAAAAGGTATAAATTATAAATGCGCTTTCTTACCCATAAAGGAGTGCTCTTCATACATGTAATCAAATGATGCTGAGATgacatgtagacacacagacagcaacacaaTCCACCTTATCATATTTCACCTGGaattcaaaaaaggaaaattagcAAAATACAAGTAAGAAATGAATATGAGTCAAACTCCGTGTAACATCGTCACATTACGAATTCAATAATCATCATTCAGTACTATTTCTGTTTTGGCAAATTcaactaaaatgaaatattttctcatttgaaaCACATGATGCAGATGAAGTCCACACCTCCAAACACTCAAACAGACATGAAATTTCCCAAAGGAGCAACACACATCGGTAACATCACGTACCGGTTGAGCCtcatcactcactctctcacaaaCGCCTCTTATTTTCTCACCGGAAAACTTCAAGCTCCAGTTCTTTCAGCAGTAAATGTTTGCTGTTATTCCATCTGAGTAAcacttcctgctcctccctGCTCCCACAGTGAAAGAGACTTTTCCTGaattgtgtttgtatatttgttc encodes:
- the LOC139284078 gene encoding aggrecan core protein-like, encoding MIRWIVLLSVCLHVISASFDYMYEEHSFMDPDDVLSVSIPLEEPQRPLMGGTLVLPCYFEDHTVPDPGAPTVAPLSHRIKWSLVTKEKVTTILVALEGQVRVSESYLDRVHLVGYPMTSTDASIKISELRSSDTGVYRCEVQHGIEDNHDIVHVQVQGLVFHYRAIMGRYTLTFEKAKAACTQNSAVMASPEQLQAAFDDGFHQCDAGWLSDQTVRYPIHDPRVNCYGDKEELPGVRTYGVRDLNETYDVYCFTERMTGRVFYTASAEKFTFSEAVVACANQAAQLATTGQLYLAWQGGMDVCNAGWLGDRSVRYPINIRRPQCGGGLLGVRTVYLHTNQTGYPLPESRYDAFCYTESPDEEGSGIIEEGSGVLSVTTVTQSPEVFFRRTTTESEAVGEVETQQPTVVDVTFTYTESPTELPLPQPPNVTEFVTDLIEPATARPDTGRERSKGFVMPQTGVVFHYRSGSGRYVFTFVEAQMACQSVGASIATPQQLQAAYEAGYHQCDAGWLLDQTVRYPIVFPRDKCAGDLGDQPGVRSYGLRPADERYDVYCYIDGLKGEVFHVGSAEGFTYDEAVSSCQEQNAVLASTGELYAAWKMGLDKCRAGWLVDRSVRYPINNPRTECGTGKSGVHTVYARPNQTSFPELDARFDAYCFRADILLIANETGLNITDIQEALLNLTSVTDLLRPAVPSIVPPIPVETSGSGSGSADFGSGSAVDGASGGHSGDLSGSGDLSGSGDQVISGDLSGSGDLSGSGDRVISGDLSGSGDLSGSGDRVISGDLSGSGDMSGSGDRVISGDLSGSGDLSGSGDWVISGDLSGSGDLAGSASAELPSGASGFSSTDASGSALSGEGSGFTVVFSGIGSIVSGEGSVSGGLQEAGEGSTAIFIFPSSEAGSGVLSGSGDLSGSGTGSGFSSAESGSSIDSSGESGQFSGMSSGSISSQDFSGFSGLPSGFSSGSASGQSGEPSGSGEAQILLIDGELIDASTAITHKEYELGGGLLAFSGSGDISGSGILSGDLSGSASGSGSGFFSGVTFVESGFTDLTVSSSGEQEASGFLLYSSGQGSGGHLSGSGSSSFLSGSGLGMSGSGMSGSEFSTSGEEGSVTFLTGDFMTEVSRDTTLSMELGQGSVEYSGEGSSSSSGFYSGSGDASLSTASGISSGASSGDLSQEVLAIPSSGVEWTLTETTTGPEEALSGAEPSQTPGDIYETPGPVLAPAGLAVPPTAATPASVQTPGTVEGGVNPCEPNPCGAASCTVEDGVALCHEVDVCHSNPCANGATCVESADSYKCLCLPSYGGERCEIDEQQCEDGWTKFQGNCYLHFSDREMWLNAEQRCRDLNAHLVSVITPEEQHFVNSNAQDYQWIGLNDKTVENDFRWTDGTPLQYENWRPNQPDNYFNSGEDCVVMIWHENGQWNDVPCNYHLPFTCKKGPVSCGAPPEVENAHMFGNRREEYPVNAIIRYQCNPGFTQRHPPVVRCKADGQWEKPQVECTDVKARKRIQRRSSRSPAASSKLH